The DNA window CGTCGCACTCGTGGAAGCGCCGCCGGACATGCAAGCGGCGGCGATGGCCCTGGCCTCGGTGACGGGGATGGCTCCCGCGGAGGCTCGGATGCGCCTGGCGCCAGAGCCGCCCGCATTGCTGGCCCGGCTCGCGCCGGAGGCCGCGGAGTCGTTGGTGGAGAAGCTCCGGCACGTGGGGCTCTCGGTGCTGGCGGTGGATGAGCGGGGCCTGGGCGCGGACTGGTTGATGGCGCGCCGGGTGACGCTGGGCGAGGAGTCGGCGGTCTTCACGTCGCGCGCCGGTGAGTCCCTGGAGCTGCGCTGGGGAGAGGTGGTCGCGGTGCTGCGGGCGGCCAGCTCGGTGCGCACGCGCAGCGAGCATCGGGAGCAGCCCAGCAAGCTGGATACCGCCAAGGCATACGGGCTTGCCATCGCCTCGCATGGACTGCTGTTGCCGCGCACGGGCCCGAAGATGGTGAAGCAGGAGACCGAGGAGACTTCTCAAGTCATCTACGTCTTCTCACGCGATGGCCGGAGCGCGCTGCTGGGGGAGCACGGGATGGACTTCTCGTGCCTGGGCACGTCGATGCAGCCCTCGCGCATCGCGAACATGATGAAGTTGATGGGGATGCTGTGCATGTGCGCGCCCGATGCGTTTCATGACGAGCGGCTGCTGCGCCTGGGGCGGCGTCCGCTGCCCTTCGTGGTTGGAGACTCCACGCAGCTGTCGGCGGGAGATGTCTCCGTGCGGCGCGTGAGCACGGTGCAGGGGATGGATGTGCTCGCGGAGGTGATGCGTCAGGCGCTGCTCCAGGGGCTGTTGGGCTGACGGGGCCCGGTGACGCCGGGACGTCAGTGGCACGACGCTGACGTCTCCACCGCGCGGACGGCGAGCACCACGGCCGCCGCGAGGGGCATGGCCCGCTTCAGGAGGAAGTGGGAGAGGCGAGGCCGCTTGCTCCACAAGCCCACCTGGAGCTGAGCGCCCAGCAGCGCGGGGAGCCCGCCCATCGCGAAGGCGCCCATCACCAGCGCGCCACCGCCGAACGAGCCGCTGGCGAGCGCCATGGCGAACACTCCGTAGAGCAAGCCGCAGGGGAGCAGGGGCGTCACCGCACCCATTGCGCCCGCGCGAACCGTCCACGAAAACTTTGCGCTCCACCGCGAGAGCAGGCGGGCCAGCCGTGCGAGTCCTGGGAGCGGAGGCAGTCGCTTTCCGAGGTCCAGCGCCGATGCCACGAGTGCGGCGATCATCAACCATGGGAGATAGGGCCGCGTGGAGACCGCGAGCGCGCGTGTGACACCGCCGCCCAGCGCGC is part of the Myxococcus landrumus genome and encodes:
- a CDS encoding sulfite exporter TauE/SafE family protein yields the protein MSIDVPALLALLAPSTTLLTAALGALTVGLTGSVHCFLMCGPLACASLPSIQGPDRRRALLAYQGARLGAYALVGGLLGALGGGVTRALAVSTRPYLPWLMIAALVASALDLGKRLPPLPGLARLARLLSRWSAKFSWTVRAGAMGAVTPLLPCGLLYGVFAMALASGSFGGGALVMGAFAMGGLPALLGAQLQVGLWSKRPRLSHFLLKRAMPLAAAVVLAVRAVETSASCH